In Penaeus monodon isolate SGIC_2016 chromosome 26, NSTDA_Pmon_1, whole genome shotgun sequence, the following are encoded in one genomic region:
- the LOC119589603 gene encoding uncharacterized protein LOC119589603 — MPIEVSLPLLIFVSRRRADYHDRGGVVSWWGVGHCSLLASFTGGDTTTHQIVTETPQVIKSSLGQFVVLQQNQNSLSLGSMNNRIITSGGQVVTTMSGLGNSNSNKPVVVNAAQLGGALRQQIVVTQPATVPQQVRTVQVKQPQQTQSHNSGTVTKVIITSQAGGSLGSLEDSRSAWSPVRVVQVEAPRWYHLPPNLHSSKHSRWDSFHLQKQ, encoded by the exons ATGCCTATTGAAGTATCTTTGCCATTGTTGATATTTGTTT CAAGGAGGAGAGCTGATTACCATGACAGGGGAGGAGTTGTCAGCTGGTGGGGAGTCGGGCACTGCAGCTTGCTTGCTTCGTTCACAGGTGGAGATACCACAACTCATCAAATTGTCACAGAGACTCCACAAGTTATCAAGAGCAGTCTTGGCCAATTTGTGGTGCTTCAACAAAACCAG AATTCACTCTCTTTGGGGTCAATGAACAACCGCATCATTACATCTGGAGGACAAGTAGTAACGACTATGTCAGGCCTTgggaacagcaacagcaacaaaccagTTGTAGTTAATGCAGCACAGCTAGGTGGTGCTCTCAGACAACAGATAGTGGTGACGCAGCCAGCTACTGTCCCTCAGCAAGTTCGCACCGTCCAGGTCAAACAACCTCAGCAGACACAGTCACACAATAGTGga ACGGTAACTAAGGTGATCATCACAAGTCAGGCAGGAGGTAGCTTGGGTAGCTTGGAGGACAGCAGGTCCGCCTGGTCACCAGTCAGAGTGGTACAGGTGGAAGCACCCAGATGGTACCATCTCCCACCAAATTTACACTCCAGCAAGCACAGCAGATGGGACTCATTTCACCTTCAAAAACAGTGA